The DNA region GCGAGGACGACCTGAAATGAGCAAGTTCATGCTTCGAGTCCGAGTCAAGACCAACGGTATCCGACATTCGACACCCTCTCCGAATAGTAACGAGCCGAATTTTTATCAAATGCCGCCTTGTGATGAGCCTGAAGTTGGACCTCGTACACACGACGAAAAAGATTTTCCCCCAATGGTAGAGACAAAATTTCCTCACACGCATTGTGGAAGTGACAAAGAAGTGAAGCAAGCCATCGAATTGCTGGAACCTCACCACATTTTTCCACCTTATCCGGTAAAAAGTACGAATACAATTCATGCAAGTACGACACATTCGCCGTCCACAACGCAAGGATGTCCCGTTGAGTCAGTCCGCCATTGTCTTTCCGATCAGTCTTTGCTGTTATTGGTATCTCCTTTGGCTTGCCCCCCAGTTCTCGTGAATTCAATGGCTACTACGCAAAATTCTGCTAATTTTTCTCAAAGATACCTCAAACCGATAAAGGATACCAAAACAACAAGCGAATCGCCCAAGATTTGTTTCTTTGAAGGCCTACAATTCACTCCTGTGGATTTGGAATCTCCACTATCCAACCAAGAAGCCTACAGCGAATTGTGGGAAATGGATGCTTTTGACGACACTCCGATTGAAGTTATTTGGTAATCTTTTGATCGGTTTTCTGTTTTGCAACGTGCAGAATAGGGCACCCTCCGCCATTTTGACATTGTCTACTTTATTTTACGCCGACTGCACGATCGCTCGCCTGCCCGCCCGCCAGAAATTTTACTATATGCAATTACATAAAACGTGTACATTGTTCCATCCCTTTTTGTATTGTTCCGTGTTGCTTCGACTAGATGCATCCTGCGGCAATGCGGTAGTTAGGATAAACGAGCGTGGAAAATTACGAAAGGCTTCGAATGGTAACAAATGACAAGAGATGTTTGAGATCTTTACatggttcacagtcaatcgctGCCACGTTCGAAGGAAAGGCCTTGCTGGAAAGGCTTTCGTAGCTGGCTTTGATGACCACTCTTTGAGTTTCGCACGCTGAGGTGTGACTAttcttattgcatgaaaaGTGTCTGACAGAGTCAACTTTTGTACAACCACGCGACGAAAGGCCTTATATAAATACACGCTGAAAAGTGCTATCGGAAAAGACATACATAGCAACGATCGAGAGAGGTCGAAATATTGGTGGGACTTCGAAGGAGGCCCGCGAACCCGGGTTCAACGGCATCAGCAAAAGGTGACTTCCTTCGCGGTTTTGATTTCTACCCGTGTTGGAGTATGTTCCCTTGCTCCCCTCCCAGAGCTAGTGCACGGTTTGTCTCCGAGTCAGTAGCGTTCGCCCGTAGCCAGAGAGATCGGAGATCAAGTATATTTGACAACGATACGACCCGTTCGGAAAATTTGCGGGAAGCATGCTCAGCAACTTGATGGACTCCCGCAGGAAAGGTCTCGTTATAGCtgaaaacgacgacggctACGATGAGGACCAAAATCTGTTGAAAGAGGGCCCGAGTAGCAGCCGTTCCGAAGAGGACGTGTTGGAAATTCGAATCAAAAGTGCCAAGGACGCGACGGTGCACATTTCCCGTGGTGCTACCATCGCCTCTCTTCAAACGGCGGTCTTGGAACAAGTCAAGCCGGAATTTCTTtccagcaacgacaacagctACGTGCGACTGATCTGTAAAGGCCGATTGCTGGCTCCGGAAACAGCCACTTTGGCTGATCTCAAAGTTGAAGACTTGGATGTGGTTCACGCCGTGATCACCAAGAGTTCCCAGAAAGGACCGCAGGCACTGCTGCAGACTGGCCAGGTACTCTCAAGGCGACTACGGGGTACAGGCATTGGAGCAGATGGAAGAGCAATCCGGAATCACCCCGGAGATGCTGATCCGGAAGAAagcgaggaagacgatgaagagcaAGGCTCGGAGCGTTTGGGCTTTGATCGACTGCGGGCCTCGGGCTTGTCGCGACACGAAATTCGCGCGTTGCGGGTATATTTCAACCGTTCCGTCGAAGAGTGGATTCGTACACATCCCGAAGCGGCAGCCGCTGCCGCTTCACACGAATCGGATGGGGTCCGCCGTCGACTTCGCCAAGAAGACGTTTGGATGGCAACACAAGGACCAGCGTCAGAATTTCGTCTTAATCTCGCGGGCTGGTCGCAATATCACAGCCTTCGTAGGGCCGCAGCTTCGAGCGATCTGTTTCAGCGCCCTGGTGGTGGCTCTGGTGGAACTAGCGCGGTTGGAACCGATCGTGACTTCATTTGGGGCTTTATGCTGGGATTTTTTGTAGGCTTTCTTATGCTCGTCTGGGTTTGGATGCCGACCGTCCCGCACAAACAAAAGCTAGGTATTCTCACGGGAATTTCTTGTCAGCTTGCTCTCGGTTTAATACATGGCAAGGACGGGAACGAAGATGACGCGCTGGGCAATGGTGTAACCGAGGACAACGGTATTTTCGCGAACTAAAGTCGCGTAAGAGTAAGGAAAAAGGCATGGGCCAACTGGCTTTATGCCCGAAAAGTCAATCTCTGGTGAAAGTTTAATGCAATACAATAAAAACTAAAAAGCCCTGGACAAAAGTTAGCTGCAGACGGATTTGAAGGCTTCACTCTATACTCATTCCTCTTTTGTAGTGGCCTTGCTGTTCCACATGCCCTATATTGCATGCAGCGTCTGGTTCTAGACCAGGAAAGGACCTCATATTCGCTTCCTTGCAAGGAACCATTCACAAATTTGGGCCCTTGCGAGTATCAGCTGCTCGTAGAGAATGTTAAGCGTATCACAAAGGTGTCCTATATACTTCACATCAGAGATCTAGAAGCAACTTTGTCTTCAACATTTCACTATGAGCTAACTCATTGATCTCCTAGCTGTCACCTTGTACGACCAATTCGTAAAAAGGCAACGGAATTGATGCCAATACCTTGATTTTGATGCCATGCTTTACGTACGGTACAGATCGTGTCGATAGCACATATTACTGTTATTTGACGTCACGATGTTCAGCCTCTGCGCCGGAAGTCGCTTGAAAACTATAGATATTTACAATTAAAGTAACTGGCTTTTGTTACACTGTGAATCCGTGGCCTGCGACACGTTTCTATACCGGTCTCTTCATGCTCGTGTACGGGATTATTACCGGTGGACAGGTATAACATTCCGAGGCAGTTTCGAGCCAGTGTATTTCAATTTCAACACGACTCCGTCGCGCAGGAGGACCCTTTTACGTGGGAGCAGTCGAAGGTGTTGGGATGATTGTCCGTATTGCTTAAAGGaaggattcacagtcaacagtgACCAAGGCAGTTCAAAGACGGACATCGCCAATGGAAAATTGTGCTCCGGTACCATTAGCGGAGGCTATGGAAGTCCCCGTTACAGAAGAAGACGGCAATAATCGTCTCCACGAAGACTCAAGGAAACGTTCTTCCAAAACTCCTGCTTGTACGTCGGTTCATGTCAATGTCGTGCCTTGGTTGCATCAGTTTCGCTACGTGCTACGCAAGAATTTTCTATTACTTTCCCGCCGTCCTGTGATCGTCTTTCTTTACCTCGCAAGTCCGGCGATATTCGTTGGTCTCGCCGCTTTGCCAGGCAAAGACATTGATAAGTCTTTGCCCTTGACGGATTGCGGAAGCGTAGAGGCTGAATATCTCGAGAGCTTGTCTTACGATGAACTATTTAAGGCGCCTTTGACTTTGAATCACAACTGGTCAAGTGGAGGACCTGTTTCCATCATGACCATCGGACCCATGCTTCAGGCGATCTCGGTCTATATTGTTGTCCAGAACGAGATGCAAACCAAGCTGTTGGGTGTTTTGCGTCTCCTGGGATTGCGCGATTCCGTTTACTGGGCGTCCTGGTTTGCGGCGTTTTCGTTTCTCAGCCTTCTCAGTGCAATCTTGGCGGGTATTGTTGCTTCGGCTTTGCCTATTCACGTGTTTCAACATGTTGATTTCGGACTCGTCTTTGCGAGCATATTTTGCTTGCAGGAAACCTTGATTCCGGCGTCGTTCTTCCTCGCAACGTTAAACCTACGTAAAGTATTGGCAACGCTGATGATTGCTGTCATGATCCTTGCTCCGTTTGTTCCGTTGATTGCCATTTCCGTGAACTCCTGGGTTCCCGATGCGACTCAGTCTTTGTCGGGTTTCTATGGACTCCCGACCGGTATTTTCTGGGCTGCACAGAACTCCACTGGGCTACAGACTGAATACACCTTTAACTCATCCGTAACGTATAGCTGCGACAGGCCCATCATGGTACCGGAGTATGGTCGATTTATGACAGAAGAGGAACAGGCCATGCTAACGCCAGATGACTACTTTTTCGGTTGTTCGGTGGCAGCTGGGTATGGAACTACTTTATGGAACAGAGACCAAAAGTTTGGACTTGGTATTTTGTTCCTATTCCCCTATTTTCATTTTTACAGTGTCTGGGGAAATATTCTCGGTAAGACATTTTCTTATCATTGAATATGCATTGGAACACTATCCTCCACCAGGACGTACGCTTACCTGTTTCAATACTTCCCTTAAAGGATACACGGCAATGCCGGACCGAAAGTTTTCTTTCAATGAAGCCAAAATGGGAGCTGAAGAGTTGGCTCTCAAATCACTGCCCGGATATCCTTTCTCAAAAGGTAGTTCTAACGGTTCCAGTCTTTGGTATCAGGGCGTTACGCTCAGGACGTCAAGGGAATACGACACAGGGAACGGCCCAgttgactcactgtcaacaactGGGGAGTCCATGGTGACATGCCCTCCACAAGACACACCTGGATTATGCAAATACGTTTTTTGCGATTACGCTATCCAGCCAGTCCCGCTGACGGGGTCCCCTTCCGCTAACGGGTACTTTGGCTATCTTACTATACTGGTATTTGTCTATGCATTTGTTGCATGCTACGTGGCCCAAATATTTCCAAGTGGAAATGGGGCGCGCCGGCCATGgttctttccattgattccTAGCTACTGGATAGAGACCAGCAATAACTCAACAAGCTCCGAAAGGGCCCCTGTCGCAGATGCAGAAAGTGGGACAGAAGGGCCTGACCTCGACAACTGCGTCTCGGTTAACGGTGTCCGAATGAAACTTGGCAATGTTGACGCATTAGATGATGTCTCCCTGACACTTGCGCGCGGTGAAGTCACTGCCCTGCTTGGTATGTGATAGAAGGATTGCGCCGGCACCCTTTTCACTCCAACCTTTCTCACACatgttctttctttcgtGTGAAGGGCACAACGGAGCTGGGAAGTCGACTTTAAGCAACCTGATCTCGTGTGAATTTCGTCCAACTAGCGGAGACGTAAAGGTCTTTGGTCATTCCGTGACGAATGAAACATGTGCTGTACGCAACCTCGTCGGAATATGCCGTCAAGACGATTACCTCTACCCAAATCTTACAGCCAAGGAACATCTTGAACTTTACGCTGGACTACGGGGCGTGCCTCTGAAGAACATTCCCTCGGTTGTGCAGGAATGGCTTGAAAGTGTCGATCTACAATCAGTTCAAGATCACTATAGCGCAAGCTATTCCGGTGGCATGAAACGCCGATTGTCTCTTGCGCTGGCAACGATTGGTGGCCGTCCTCTAATTATATTGGATGAGCCAACCACTGGAATGGATCCTGTCAGTCGCCGCTTCGTCTGGCGCCACATTGATTCTGTTAAAGAAGGTCGAGTCATCCTGTTGACTACACACGctatggaagaagccgaccTGTTGGCAGACACAGTTGCTATTATGCGAAAGGGAAAATTTGCTGCGGTCGGCACCCCACTAGAACTCAAGGCAGAGCATGGATCGGCTCTCCAGTTTTCTGTCCTTGTCGAGCCGGAGCTCGTCAGCACAACAGAGTCTTCGATTCGTGATCGCTTTGCTCAGTACAAAGAATTTTTCACGCTTACGGCAGGTAGCGCAGGAAACCTGTCTGCAAACATTCGACGGGTCAGCAAGACCGATGGAGAAGAAGGCGTGGATGTTGATACGCTAACCGAGTTTGTGGCGTGGTTGGAAAGTGATGAGTCTGGTGTCTCCGAGTACGGCTTTTCAAATAGCTGCCTGGAGGAAGTTTTCCTAGCGGTCACTCACGGGTTGACGGAACAGAATCAGTCCGTAgtggaagaaaacgagaTACAAAGCAGTACTCAAGTCGCGCAGAATAACAGCGGAACTTTTCCAAGTACTTTCCCCGGCGATACGATGCCTCAGGGGTTAGAATCTCAAAGGATGGCAGAAGAAGTGGTCATCAGAAGCATCAATGATGTCTCATCCGCGACACCCAGGGTGAATGTATTGGGCCAGATTGAGGCTTTACTCAttcattcttttggaagaagctggACAGGTCAGGCTTCAAGAGGAAATTGGATTTTTGTAGCTGTCATGACAATCATTTCGATTGTATCGGGTCTGGCTATTGGTAGAGCACAAGAACCTCTTTACCTTTTGCCTGTTCCAGTGATGATTCTGTCTCTCATGCTAGTTGTCTGTTTGACACCTTTGTATTCAGATCGGGCCCTTGGTTTGTGGCACCTCGTGCGCACGCAAAGCTTAACACCCCAAGCATTCATACTGAGCACAGCAGTTCATTCTTTCGCGGTCATGTTCTTCTATGGTCTGATTGTCCTTACCGCTTTGTTCGCAACACCACTATTTCGGGAACCCCATATTTGCACACCGGACGATTGGAATTGCGGATTGCCGGGCTTCGGTTCGCGTCGCGAGATCTTCGAAACGCCTGTGTGGAATTTTGACGGTGGAGTCTACATGGAGCAATCAGTGCAACTGTCTGCAATTCGAATTCCGGCTGGATACGGTTGGTTATTTGGCTCGGTTGCTCTCTTCGCCATATCATTTCCCGGAGCAGTCTTCTCAAGCGCATACCTCCCAGGAAACCGGTTGGCTCTCGTTACAGTAACATTCGTCATCCTTGGTCTCAGCGCGATACCATTTGTATTTCTCCTGAAAACATACGACACCAATAGTGAAGGTGTTAGTAATTGTGTACTTGAGTTGGACCCAACAAACCAGTGTGAAAACACATTCACCGTGGATGAAATTGGGACGGCTTTTCTCAATTGTGTGGGTCGTAGCTTAGCTTTGGAGCAGACCTTTTGCGCTCCATTGCCGACGTCTATGATACCTCAGCTCGGGCTTTTTCAAGCACTCAGTATGAGTATGATTGGTAAAGTCAGATTCATTTCGGATCCACCTGCATACTTGGACGAAGTTTTCCTTCCTAGTATTGGAGGCGATGCAAGCTGTGACGGAGACACCTGCCTTTTTCCACTGGCCTATGAATTTTATGTCAAAACCATGCTATACATGCTTTTGGGGTCAATTTTACTGACTATTCTTGGGCTGGCCATGGTTTTCACATTCGCGTTCCCAGTCAAAATTGTTTTGCGATTAAAAGAATTCCTAGTACTGGCGTCATCTTGCTCTTTGACGAAGCAATCGCAAATAACGATAGTAGATGATACCGAAGAAAATGAGGAAGTTTCGAAGGAACGCGCTGTTGTTCGTGGAATGATGAAGAACTTCCTTCTTGACACCAACGAGAAGATGTGtgtcagcagcaacagcataGAGCACGACCAAGTTTCGCCTGTACTGATGTACAAGCTCAGCAAAGTCTACCCATCGCTTGGCCGCTTGCCTCCCAAAGTGGGGTTGAAGGAACTTGATAAGTGGGGTTGAAGGAACTTGATCTTCATGTTCCAAAAGGACAAGTTATTGGACTACTGTAAGTGTCATCTTTGTTTTTTCGTCGCtaaaacaaaacaaacaaaaataACACGATTGTTCTGTCTCTCATGTAGGGGCAAAAATGGTGCTGGGAAAACAACGGCGCTGAAAATTCTTTCAACAGCCCATGACGCGACTGACGGAGTCGCGTTGGTCGCTGGTTATAACGTCAATGCAGAGCAACGCCGAGTTTTCGAACATTTAGGGAACTGCCCACAGTTTGATGTTGTGTGGGATCGTTACACAGTCGAGCACCATCTGGTATTCTTCGCGCGACTCAAGGGATTGCCACGGAAGGAAGTGAGAGACATCGCCATGAGGGTTGCAAATGCAGTCGGATTAGGTGCTCCGGAAGTTTTTCATCGCCATGTTGGACAACTGAGCGGAGGCATGCGTCGACGTCTGTCGATTGCCATTTCGCTCGTGGGTGCTCCCGATGTATTGCTTCTAGATGAACCGTCTACTGGTCTCGATCCGTCGACGCGCAATTCCATATGGGGGCTTATACATTCGTTTGCGACCCCCGAGCGCTCTATAATTATTACAACACATATGATGATCGAGGCCGATACGTTATGCAATCGGATCGCGATAATGAAGAAAGGGAAATTGGCGGTTGTTGGCACACAGCAAACTTTGAAAGATCGTTTTGGGTCGGGATATATGTTGCAGGCAAACTTGATACACAACACCCTAGACAACCGGGAGCACGCAATGAAGTACGTCAAAGCACAGTTGCATGCTGACGCCAAGGTAGGGATGGTACAGGCCAAGACGCTTCACATCCAGCTACCTAGGGACTTGGATTTGCGGCGCGTCTTTGCTGCGCTGTACAGCAGCGAAAGTGCTTCCGAAGGTTGCATCAACCAGTTTTTGTTGTCTCAATCGACGCTTGAAGATGTGTTTATTGCGTTAGGTGATTAAGTCCCGCAAATAGGTAGACGACCACAGTGTGCTAGAGAAAGACTAGAATTGGTTCTGAACCCTTTTATTTTCGAAACCATTTTCTTTAATTTATATTAATCAGGGGTTACAGAGCCATGGATAGGAAGCAAGAAATGTCAACTTATGTACATACCTGTAAGTTAATCATGCTTTACGTAGCTGCGTCCATTTCGGGCGCATCAGGATGTCGGTACTCTCATCGACTACAGCACTTGCATTAATCGATTTACTTTCAAGGAAAATAAACTCATTGGAAAAGTCGTTCCATATTGTAAATGGATATTGAATTTATCTTGGTACCCGGGTGGACCGTCATTTGTTGGCGAAGGCGCTTTCTCCTCacccttacagttagagagAGCCAACTTGGAGTTTGTGGTATTAGGCGCCTGctctttcacagtcaatggatTGATCTGAAAAGTTCAGTCACAACTCTGCTGAAGAGTAAGTTCTCGACTCTAACGCCATGTCGTTACGAATAAGACCGCACAGTGGTTGCAAAGCAAATTTTGATTTTCTCTATGACACAGCTGGAAACCTTGTGATTCTAGGCAGCTTCCCCATAATTCGTCCGTATTGGATTTCATCCATTTTGTGCGAAGACATAGtgaaaagaaaagaagaagctcACTGGCGACCGTGGATCTCCCAGGGATCGGGAAAGGTCGACGCTTGCCTAGACGGAACCTGATAAATGGCGACTTTTCAAAATGACACTCAAAGCGAGAAAGAAGTCTCGAGCATTCCGTGCTCCTCTCAGGCCTCCATTGACATCGTCACGCCCGTAACTTCGAGTCGACAAGGTCGACCTTCTTACATGCGGAGCATTATTCAGAAGCGTCATTCGGAGCTTCGTTTTGTGCTCGGCGAACACTatgacgaagaagccctGATCGACGACGAGGCACCCGATTTTGAAGATCCAGCGGAACCTATCACGAACGATCCGCGTTTGGAAGGAGAATTTGATCCAGACGACAGTCCTAGACGACGTCGACAAATGCTTCATAGAGTTTCGGTACAAGCAGTGACGGATCCCAAGCAACTGGTGCAGGTCAAAATAAAGGACCTGTGTTACTTCGTGGCGGTCCAGACGGATGCGCCTACCAAGCAAACCGTATTAAATCAGTCTCTTTGCTACTTTACGTACGAGTTCTTTGCGCGGTTGCGCAATTTAGCTTGTCGTCCACACGACGAAGTACAACGCAAGTATGTGGCCCGGCAAGCCTCGGATCTATTCCTACCCTACACGAAAAAGCCCATCTTGCAGAACGTGAACCTAATTTTTCAACCAGGTAAGACATATCTCGTCTTGGGACCGCCACAGTCCGGGAAAACAACCTTGCTCAAGGCCATTTCTGGACGCCTTCCGCATACCGTAGATCTACACGGTGAACCCATTAAGAGCAAGCCTCATCGATCCGGGCGTATCGAATACAACGGTATTGCAATCGAGGTAGGTTGAACTCCCAAAGGGAACAGATTCTGAATAGGTTGCCTTGTTTCTTACATCATCCACTCATTGCACATTTTACATGAAGGACGACTCGAGGTTAGTGTTGCCCAATGTTGTTTCTTTCGTCGGGCAGCTTGACGTGCACGCACCCTACTTGACCGTCAAGGAGACGTTCGATTTTGCATTTCGGTCACGCAATGGTGATCCGACGGAAGCTTCACCATGTAAAGTTCCCTCCCCTGACGGTACCAAGACTGAAAACCTAACAATTGCTGGTCTCGGGCTAGGCCATGTACAAGACACCTTTGTAGGGAACTCGGAGGTTCGTGGTGTATCGGGAGGACAGCGCCGTCGCGTAACGATTGGCGAAATGATGCAAGGAGATACCCCGGTCGCTTGTGCTGACGAAATTTCGACCGGTCTTGACGCGGCAGTGACGTACGATATTTGCAAGTCCATCGTTGATTTTAGCAAGGCGGCCAAAACTACTCGTGTTGTATCGCTCTTACAACCGGGACCGGAAACATTTGCCTTGTTTGATGAGGTAATTGTTCTTTCAGAAGGCAATTGCGTTTACGCAGGCCCGATCAGTGATGTCATTGGGTATTTTGATTCGCTGGGTTATGCTCTCCCCGCGACAGTGGACGCAGCTGACTTTTTGCAGTCCGTGACAACACCGGATGGAGCGCTCTTGTTCGACCCCGACCGATCGTCCTACACTCAACACTTGAGCTCTGAACAGTTTGCTACTGCATTTGCATCCAGTGATCATGGAAAACGAATTGAGAGTTTGCTTGAAAATCCTTCGCCACATGACTGGCTACTCGCGAAAGGCAATGACATAGAAACGACAGGTGGCACTCACCCAAAAGTGTCTGGCGTCCACACCAATATTCCTGAGCGCTTTCGGAACAGCTTTCAAAACTCATGGATTCGATCCTTCCAGCTCAACTTCAATCGCCACCTGTTGTTGTGGTGGCGTGACAAGGGCTTTATTATCGGTAAGACATTCGAGAACATGGGGATGGCCGTTGCTACCGGGGGCATTCTTTTTGGACAAGCAAATCTCCCCAGAGACCTAAGAAATGGCTTTATATCGGGGGAGGCGGACGCCCAGGCGCTGCAAGAAGTGGTGGACGGAGTTTTCTCTGCTCTCTTTATGACATGTCTTCATATATTGTTGGGCACGACAACGTCAACCCCAGACGACATAGATGGACGTCCGATTCACTATAAGCATGCAGACGCCAACTTCTATCAAACGGCAGCTTTTGCCATTGGCCGCACTATTTCCACGTTGCCACAACGCGCAATAGAAATTGTGGCCTTTGGCATTCCGGTTTACTGGATGGTTGGGCTTGATGCGTCCGCTAAAAGCTTCTTCATCTATCTTGCCGTTGTCCTGAGTTACACGTTCACCTTGAAGATTATGTACGGTATCATTGCTCAGATTCTTCCGAACAAGCAGAACGTTTTGAGCTTTGGGACTTTTCTGGTTTTAGTTTTCTCGCTGTTCGGTGGTTTTATTGTATATCCGACCGAGATCCCATGGTATTTTACATGGATTCGATACCTTAATCCCATGGCTTGGGCGCTACAAGCTGTCTTGATCAACGAATTTACAAGTCAAAAGTACCCCGATGATATTAGCCTCAGTGTTCTGAGATCTCGGGGCTTCGAGACATCTCGTGACTGGATAGGATATACGTtcgtcttcctttttggctACGTTGTTTTTTGGAATGCACTTCTCGCACTGGTGCTTCGTGTGGTTCGAATAGAACCAAAAAAGGCAGGGAGCCCGATGCCGCTCTCACAAGAATCGCAACCAAAAATCCTCGAGGATTTCAACCTCCCCTTTACTCCAGTTGATTTAGCTTTCGAGGATATGACTTATGAGGTGAAGCCTTCAACAGGTGACGGTAGCTTGCGTCTATTGAACAAAGTCAACGGCATTTTTCGGTCAGGGCGTCTCGTTGCGTTGATGGGTAGCAGCGGTGCTGGTACGTTGGCACCTATTTAGTGGTAAATTCTGGTAGACTCTGCATTAACAGTTTTTCTCTGCCGATGGTGTCAGGGAAAACCACTTTGATGGACGTGATTGCATTGCGCAAAACCTCTGGCACCCTTTCCGGGGATGTCCGCATGAATGGATTCCCGCAAGAAAGAACTTCTTTCCTCCGCAGTTCCGGGTATGTAGAACAGTTTGATGTGCAGCAAGCTGAACTGACTGTAAGGGAAACAGTCGTATTTTCGGCCCGACTTCGGCTAAGCCGAAACAATCCAGTTACTGGGACAGACGCAGGTCGTATGAAGTTTGTTGACTATGTTCTGGACGCCATGGAGCTGACCAACATTTCGCACCTTCAAGTTGGAAGCTACGAGGAAGGCGGACTTTCATTCGAACAGCGAAAGCGCCTGGCCATCGCGGTGGAGTTAGCTGCTTCGCCCTCGGTGATCTTTCTGGACGAACCGACATCTGGCTTGGACGCACGGGGCGCTCTCGTAATTATGCGTGCAATGAAGAGAATTGCCGATACTGGTCGCACGGTGGTTTCCACAATTCACCAACCCAGTTCTGCAGTGTTTGAAATGTTTGATGATTTACTGCTTTTGCAGCGGGGTGGGGAGGTTGTATTTTTCGGCGAACTTGGGAAAGAGAGCTGCGAGCTTGTGGAATACTTT from Phaeodactylum tricornutum CCAP 1055/1 chromosome 18, whole genome shotgun sequence includes:
- a CDS encoding predicted protein — translated: MLSNLMDSRRKGLVIAENDDGYDEDQNLLKEGPSSSRSEEDVLEIRIKSAKDATVHISRGATIASLQTAVLEQVKPEFLSSNDNSYVRLICKGRLLAPETATLADLKVEDLDVVHAVITKSSQKGPQALLQTGQVLSRRLRGTGIGADGRAIRNHPGDADPEESEEDDEEQGSERLGFDRLRASGLSRHEIRALRVYFNRSVEEWIRTHPEAAAAAASHESDGVRRRLRQEDVWMATQGPASEFRLNLAGWSQYHSLRRAAASSDLFQRPGGGSGGTSAVGTDRDFIWGFMLGFFVGFLMLVWVWMPTVPHKQKLGILTGISCQLALGLIHGKDGNEDDALGNGVTEDNGIFAN
- a CDS encoding predicted protein; this translates as MTMGAQILNQVSSDEEEDCSYVKQRRSKVAKSRSSKGFPVSYGGYKDYAKLSTDQAKQIIQSPKSKRRGPRGGVALPFPVKLSVMLDHVKAAGLDDVISWASHGRCFSIHNPDRFVDDVLPRYDFRQSKLTSFQRQLNLYGFMRLSAGPDRGAYYHEFLLRGRPEMSKFMLRVRVKTNGIRHSTPSPNSNEPNFYQMPPCDEPEVGPRTHDEKDFPPMVETKFPHTHCGSDKEVKQAIELLEPHHIFPPYPVKSTNTIHASTTHSPSTTQGCPVESVRHCLSDQSLLLLVSPLACPPVLVNSMATTQNSANFSQRYLKPIKDTKTTSESPKICFFEGLQFTPVDLESPLSNQEAYSELWEMDAFDDTPIEVIW
- a CDS encoding predicted protein, producing MATFQNDTQSEKEVSSIPCSSQASIDIVTPVTSSRQGRPSYMRSIIQKRHSELRFVLGEHYDEEALIDDEAPDFEDPAEPITNDPRLEGEFDPDDSPRRRRQMLHRVSVQAVTDPKQLVQVKIKDLCYFVAVQTDAPTKQTVLNQSLCYFTYEFFARLRNLACRPHDEVQRKYVARQASDLFLPYTKKPILQNVNLIFQPGKTYLVLGPPQSGKTTLLKAISGRLPHTVDLHGEPIKSKPHRSGRIEYNGIAIEVVLPNVVSFVGQLDVHAPYLTVKETFDFAFRSRNGDPTEASPCKVPSPDGTKTENLTIAGLGLGHVQDTFVGNSEVRGVSGGQRRRVTIGEMMQGDTPVACADEISTGLDAAVTYDICKSIVDFSKAAKTTRVVSLLQPGPETFALFDEVIVLSEGNCVYAGPISDVIGYFDSLGYALPATVDAADFLQSVTTPDGALLFDPDRSSYTQHLSSEQFATAFASSDHGKRIESLLENPSPHDWLLAKGNDIETTGGTHPKVSGVHTNIPERFRNSFQNSWIRSFQLNFNRHLLLWWRDKGFIIGKTFENMGMAVATGGILFGQANLPRDLRNGFISGEADAQALQEVVDGVFSALFMTYGRPIHYKHADANFYQTAAFAIGRTISTLPQRAIEIVAFGIPVYWMVGLDASAKSFFIYLAVVLSYTFTLKIMYGIIAQILPNKQNVLSFGTFLVLVFSLFGGFIVYPTEIPWYFTWIRYLNPMAWALQAVLINEFTSQKYPDDISLSVLRSRGFETSRDWIGYTFVFLFGYVVFWNALLALVLRVVRIEPKKAGSPMPLSQESQPKILEDFNLPFTPVDLAFEDMTYEVKPSTGDGSLRLLNKVNGIFRSGRLVALMGSSGAGKTTLMDVIALRKTSGTLSGDVRMNGFPQERTSFLRSSGYVEQFDVQQAELTVRETVVFSARLRLSRNNPVTGTDAGRMKFVDYVLDAMELTNISHLQVGSYEEGGLSFEQRKRLAIAVELAASPSVIFLDEPTSGLDARGALVIMRAMKRIADTGRTVVSTIHQPSSAVFEMFDDLLLLQRGGEVVFFGELGKESCELVEYFESNGADPIQYGENPAAWMLRAYTREANDFDWKEAFEQSRQFATLKESLAALKESPDDSKKIVYEHIFASSNQTQHTLMMRRIFRIMMRSPSYNLARLMIAIFYSLLIGTVFVRSKSTNKVFRQYQVDGVLSTIFLALIIIGVVSISMSVPVMKQIRDVFYKHRASGMLSHNSVTLAVTLGELPYIITVSAIFSAVYYSLVGLFGTADKWLYFFLFFGLNVATYTYFGQAFICLVKDIPTAGALVGALIGYNVFFSGLVVRPQYFSGPFQLGYWTAPGRFAFEGIVTTQFKD
- a CDS encoding predicted protein, which gives rise to MFFLSCEGHNGAGKSTLSNLISCEFRPTSGDVKVFGHSVTNETCAVRNLVGICRQDDYLYPNLTAKEHLELYAGLRGVPLKNIPSVVQEWLESVDLQSVQDHYSASYSGGMKRRLSLALATIGGRPLIILDEPTTGMDPVSRRFVWRHIDSVKEGRVILLTTHAMEEADLLADTVAIMRKGKFAAVGTPLELKAEHGSALQFSVLVEPELVSTTESSIRDRFAQYKEFFTLTAGSAGNLSANIRRVSKTDGEEGVDVDTLTEFVACFACTDELDLHVPKGQVIGLLGKNGAGKTTALKILSTAHDATDGVALVAGYNVNAEQRRVFEHLGNCPQFDVVWDRYTVEHHLVFFARLKGLPRKEVRDIAMRVANAVGLGAPEVFHRHVGQLSGGMRRRLSIAISLVGAPDVLLLDEPSTGLDPSTRNSIWGLIHSFATPERSIIITTHMMIEADTLCNRIAIMKKGKLAVVGTQQTLK